Proteins co-encoded in one Pseudomonas beijingensis genomic window:
- a CDS encoding DegT/DnrJ/EryC1/StrS family aminotransferase — MSIPFVDLRTQYEALKENIQCRINNVLEHGQYIMGPEVAELESRLSVYTGAKHCITVSSGTDALLISLMALGVGPGDEVVTTPFTFAATAEVIVLLGAIPVFIDIDPLTCNIDVTQLEAAITSKTKIIMPVSLYGQPSDMDEINAIAARYGNIPVIEDAAQSFGADYRGKKSCNLSTIGCTSFFPSKPLGCYGDGGAIFTSDDSIAQTCREIRIHGQSKRYWHTRIGLGGRMDTLQCAIVLAKLERFDWEVAQRIEIGSTYNKMMDELGVERVRQKADRTSVFAQYTVLIENRETLQELLSLKGIPTAIHYPVPLNEQPIYRGYGLAIDTPVSTAVAKRVLSLPMSPDASEIINHVWAGLREALEHVSHDCESNR; from the coding sequence ATGAGCATCCCTTTCGTTGATTTAAGAACTCAGTATGAGGCATTGAAGGAAAACATTCAGTGCCGGATTAATAACGTTCTTGAGCATGGGCAATACATTATGGGGCCTGAAGTTGCAGAACTTGAGTCGCGGCTTTCTGTCTACACAGGTGCCAAACACTGCATAACAGTCTCCAGCGGTACTGACGCACTACTCATTAGTTTAATGGCTTTAGGTGTGGGACCTGGTGACGAGGTAGTGACAACTCCATTCACCTTTGCGGCTACTGCAGAAGTCATCGTTCTGTTAGGGGCAATACCCGTTTTCATTGATATAGATCCACTTACTTGCAATATCGACGTGACGCAATTAGAGGCGGCAATTACAAGCAAAACAAAAATAATTATGCCTGTAAGCCTTTATGGTCAGCCTTCAGATATGGATGAAATAAATGCTATTGCGGCTCGCTACGGAAATATACCAGTAATAGAAGATGCTGCACAAAGTTTTGGAGCTGATTACAGAGGCAAAAAGAGCTGCAACTTGTCTACTATTGGTTGCACTAGTTTTTTTCCAAGTAAACCGCTGGGATGCTACGGAGATGGCGGTGCGATTTTTACATCGGATGATTCGATTGCTCAAACGTGTCGGGAAATTCGGATTCATGGACAAAGTAAGCGTTACTGGCATACCCGTATTGGTTTAGGCGGTCGAATGGATACGCTGCAGTGTGCCATCGTCTTGGCTAAACTTGAGCGTTTTGATTGGGAGGTCGCTCAGCGTATAGAAATAGGTAGTACCTATAACAAAATGATGGATGAGTTGGGTGTGGAACGAGTTCGGCAGAAAGCGGATCGGACAAGTGTATTTGCTCAGTACACGGTTTTGATAGAGAATCGAGAAACTCTTCAGGAATTGCTTAGTTTGAAGGGTATCCCTACAGCGATACACTACCCTGTACCCTTGAACGAGCAGCCCATCTACCGGGGTTACGGTCTTGCGATCGACACACCAGTTTCCACTGCAGTAGCAAAAAGAGTATTGAGTTTGCCGATGAGTCCCGATGCATCTGAAATTATTAATCATGTGTGGGCGGGGTTAAGGGAAGCGCTAGAGCACGTCTCTCATGATTGTGAAAGTAACAGGTAA
- the wbpB gene encoding UDP-N-acetyl-2-amino-2-deoxy-D-glucuronate oxidase translates to MKRFALIGAAGYIAPRHMRAIKDTGHELVSAYDINDSVGIIDSISPQSEFFTEFERFYEHAWNLKRDPAQALNYVAVCSPNYLHKAHIAAGLRLGCDVICEKPLVPTSECLDELVLIEQETGRQVYNILQLRHHQAIIKLKDEVSREFLEHKHDVELTYITSRGKWYMESWKGDPRKSYGVATNIGVHFYDMLHFIFGKLQRSVVHFNSEYKAAGYLEYEKARVRWFLSIDANDLPEAVKGKKPTYRSITVDAEEMEFSEGFTDLHTVSYEEILAGRGYGLEDARHCVETVESIRSSMICSVRDDEGHPFLQNLNR, encoded by the coding sequence TTGAAACGTTTTGCTCTAATTGGTGCAGCGGGTTATATAGCTCCACGTCATATGCGTGCAATCAAGGATACAGGTCATGAGCTGGTCTCCGCTTATGATATTAATGATTCAGTTGGTATAATTGATAGTATTTCACCTCAGAGTGAGTTTTTTACTGAGTTTGAGCGCTTTTATGAACATGCTTGGAATTTGAAGCGAGATCCCGCCCAGGCATTAAATTATGTAGCTGTATGTTCGCCTAATTATCTTCATAAGGCCCATATCGCTGCGGGGTTGCGTTTGGGGTGCGACGTTATTTGTGAAAAGCCGTTGGTGCCAACGTCGGAGTGTCTTGATGAGCTTGTTCTAATTGAGCAGGAAACGGGGCGCCAAGTATACAATATCCTACAATTGCGTCATCACCAGGCAATTATCAAACTCAAGGATGAAGTTTCTCGAGAATTCCTTGAGCATAAGCATGATGTAGAGCTTACCTATATCACTTCGCGGGGTAAGTGGTATATGGAAAGCTGGAAGGGCGATCCACGTAAGTCCTATGGCGTGGCTACCAATATTGGTGTGCATTTCTACGATATGCTGCATTTTATATTTGGGAAGCTTCAGAGAAGCGTCGTTCACTTTAATAGTGAATATAAGGCAGCCGGTTATCTGGAATACGAGAAGGCTCGCGTGCGGTGGTTTCTATCAATTGATGCCAACGATCTGCCGGAAGCGGTGAAAGGCAAAAAGCCTACCTATCGCTCGATCACAGTCGATGCCGAAGAAATGGAGTTTTCTGAGGGGTTTACGGATCTTCACACTGTAAGTTATGAGGAAATACTTGCGGGGCGTGGTTATGGCCTTGAGGATGCCCGGCACTGTGTCGAGACGGTTGAAAGTATTCGATCTTCAATGATTTGCAGTGTTCGGGATGATGAAGGTCACCCGTTTCTTCAAAACTTGAACAGATGA
- a CDS encoding acyltransferase: MNYQLHPSAIVDPGAEIGSGSRIWHFVHVCSGARIGEDCSLGQNVFVGNCVVIGNNVKIQNNVSVYDNVTLEDDVFCGPSMVFTNVYNPRSAVSRKDEYRDTLVKQGATLGANCTIVCGVTIGEYAFVAAGAVVNRDVKPYALVAGVPAKQIGWISQQGERVPLGLAGEGTYTCPHTAQRYKLVAGYLECTGA, encoded by the coding sequence ATGAACTATCAGTTACACCCTTCCGCTATCGTGGATCCAGGCGCCGAGATCGGAAGCGGGTCGCGCATATGGCATTTTGTTCATGTTTGTTCGGGTGCGCGTATCGGTGAAGATTGTTCGCTTGGTCAGAACGTGTTTGTGGGTAATTGTGTTGTTATAGGTAATAACGTAAAAATTCAAAATAATGTGTCAGTCTACGATAACGTCACTCTCGAAGATGATGTTTTCTGCGGCCCGAGCATGGTATTTACCAACGTATATAATCCACGTAGCGCAGTTTCTCGCAAAGATGAATATAGGGATACGTTGGTTAAGCAAGGTGCCACGTTAGGTGCTAACTGTACTATTGTATGTGGCGTAACGATTGGTGAGTACGCATTCGTTGCCGCAGGTGCGGTTGTTAATCGGGATGTCAAGCCCTACGCATTGGTGGCCGGTGTGCCAGCTAAGCAGATCGGCTGGATCAGTCAGCAAGGAGAGAGGGTACCACTCGGCCTTGCTGGAGAGGGGACGTATACATGTCCTCACACAGCACAACGTTATAAATTAGTTGCTGGCTATCTGGAGTGCACTGGCGCATGA
- a CDS encoding lipopolysaccharide biosynthesis protein, whose protein sequence is MIRKLFGNAGIFLAANIVNAGIPFLLLPFLTRVLTPADYGVVAMFGVMVSLFGAFTGLSVHGAVAARYFELDKLSLARYVGGCLIILAVSTIAVFLVVGIFGKWLVKPTGVPFEWLLAAVLVSGAQFIVNVKLTLWQVSRAAKKYGSFQVLQGLTNAGCSLVLIFGFLMVWEGIVLGQIFAVLIFGSVALFWLIKSKEAALPSSKEGAVGDALRFGVPLIPHVVGGLVMVVADRFVIANMLGVESVGIYTLALQFGLILGLVADAFVKVYGPWLYGKLKENTAGSRMEIVGVTYLVWLCFLLMALMATFFCKLFFTDMVGAEFLRAQEIVFWFFLGQMFKGMYFSIAGFFFFSSRTSNVSIVTIFTGVFSIVATMFLVKLLGIKGAAMAYALSESVLFLLAWLLSWRVYSMPWFEVFSSMRFVLKRSLSK, encoded by the coding sequence ATGATTAGGAAGTTATTCGGCAATGCCGGTATTTTCCTTGCGGCCAATATAGTTAACGCCGGAATTCCGTTTCTCTTGCTTCCGTTTCTCACTCGTGTGCTGACACCAGCTGACTACGGTGTGGTTGCTATGTTTGGCGTGATGGTGAGTTTGTTTGGTGCCTTCACAGGGTTGAGTGTACATGGAGCGGTTGCTGCGCGCTATTTTGAGTTGGATAAGCTCTCTTTGGCGCGTTACGTGGGTGGATGTCTTATTATACTTGCTGTAAGTACTATCGCGGTTTTCCTGGTGGTTGGGATATTTGGAAAATGGTTAGTTAAACCGACTGGTGTGCCTTTTGAGTGGTTACTCGCTGCTGTCCTCGTTTCCGGTGCTCAATTTATAGTTAATGTAAAGCTCACTTTATGGCAAGTGAGCCGCGCGGCAAAAAAGTATGGATCTTTTCAAGTGCTGCAGGGCTTAACGAATGCCGGCTGTTCATTAGTGCTTATATTCGGTTTTTTGATGGTTTGGGAGGGTATAGTATTAGGGCAGATTTTCGCAGTCTTGATATTTGGTAGTGTAGCGTTATTTTGGCTCATTAAAAGCAAAGAGGCTGCTCTTCCTTCCTCCAAAGAAGGGGCGGTCGGGGATGCTCTTCGATTTGGAGTGCCGCTTATTCCACATGTGGTTGGTGGTTTGGTAATGGTGGTTGCCGACCGTTTTGTTATTGCAAATATGTTAGGTGTTGAATCGGTAGGTATTTATACACTGGCGCTACAGTTTGGGCTTATTTTGGGCTTGGTAGCTGATGCTTTCGTTAAGGTCTACGGCCCGTGGTTATATGGAAAACTGAAAGAGAATACTGCCGGATCGAGAATGGAAATTGTGGGTGTTACTTATCTCGTGTGGTTATGTTTTTTGTTAATGGCATTAATGGCGACTTTCTTTTGTAAGCTGTTTTTTACGGATATGGTTGGGGCTGAGTTTCTTAGGGCACAGGAAATTGTGTTCTGGTTTTTTCTTGGGCAGATGTTCAAGGGGATGTATTTTTCGATCGCGGGGTTCTTTTTTTTCTCCTCGAGAACGAGCAATGTTTCCATTGTGACAATATTCACTGGGGTGTTTTCTATTGTCGCTACGATGTTTCTTGTGAAGTTGCTCGGAATTAAAGGTGCGGCTATGGCATATGCTCTTTCGGAGAGTGTTTTGTTTTTGCTTGCTTGGCTGCTCTCGTGGAGGGTTTATAGTATGCCATGGTTTGAGGTTTTTTCATCGATGCGGTTTGTCCTGAAGCGGAGTCTTTCTAAGTGA